In Verrucomicrobiia bacterium, a genomic segment contains:
- a CDS encoding DPP IV N-terminal domain-containing protein — protein sequence MPRLSRILFALLVTLVCATSLRAADPLWLRYPALSPDGTKIVFSYRGDLYIVPSKGGSAIPLTMHEAQDFMPVWSPDGKSIAFASDRHGNFDVFLIPAEGGEAKRLTYHSAYDYPTDFTPDGKNVLFYSQRMDSPLNQQFPNRTLQELYQIPIDGGRPYQILTTPAQDARFDKAGTRILYHDRKGYENEWRKHHTSSIARDVWMYDKESGKHTQLTSFNGEDRNPIWSPNEKEVYYLSEKSGSFNVWKMPLATPDKAVQVTEHTNHPVRFLSSSKKGDLCYSYDGELYLVKGGSGKPQKVSIQIAADRKRNDSQFVNLSGDATEMALSPKGKEIAFVVRGEIFVVSIDHKITKRITNTPEQERSISFSPDGRKLLYAGERNGSWNIYEASIAREEDLHFYSSTLINETALLGDAAETFQPRYSPDGKEVAYLEERTTLKVLNLASKQSRVVLPGDANYSYTDGDQWFDWSPDGKWFLVNFLDKNRWSMEVGLLDAAGGKPPVNLTKSGYEDERPQWMMKGKLLLWFTDRHGMRSHGSWGANQDAYGMFLTQEAYDRFNQTKAEYELLQEREKKDKDKEKDKKDDDKKPAEDKDKKPDEAKKDEPKKEATAKDEKKDKDKEKVEPVKIELDGIEKRVTRLTIHSSDLADAVITPDGETLLYLAKFEKGYDLWQHKPRESETKLLVKLGADSGRLHMDEEGKNVFVLAGGKITKVEISGAKQTGINFSAEMELNRAAERAYIFEHAWRQVLKKFYVKDLHKVDWALYEKAYARFLPHIDNNWDFAEMLSEMLGELNASHTGSGYRPSTPNGDSTANLGAFFENTPKGPGWKILEVIENGPLDKSGMKIKAGQVIEKIDGVTIDENTNPYALLNRKANKPVLLSLLDPANNTRWDETVKPITQGDEDELLYQRWIKSRREMVDKLSGGKIGYAHIRSMGDTAFRDFYSEVLGRNTDKQAIVIDTRFNGGGWLHDDLTDLLSGKSYFTYIPRDNVIGHDPMQKWQKKTAVVMGESNYSNAHMFPLLYKTLGIGELVGMPVPGTGTAVWWETQMDKTIYFGIPQVGIKDRQGKYLENQQLEPDHRVSNDPESVAKGKDLQLEKAVEVLLK from the coding sequence ATGCCACGTCTTTCACGCATCCTTTTCGCCTTGCTGGTCACCCTTGTCTGCGCCACGTCCCTGCGCGCCGCTGATCCCCTCTGGCTCCGTTACCCCGCCCTCTCGCCGGATGGCACCAAGATCGTCTTCAGCTATCGCGGTGACCTTTACATCGTCCCGAGTAAAGGCGGCAGCGCCATTCCGCTCACCATGCACGAGGCGCAGGACTTCATGCCCGTGTGGTCGCCGGATGGTAAGAGCATCGCATTCGCGTCTGATCGTCATGGGAATTTCGATGTGTTCCTCATCCCCGCTGAAGGCGGAGAAGCCAAGCGCCTCACGTATCATTCTGCGTATGATTACCCCACGGACTTCACGCCGGATGGCAAGAACGTGCTCTTCTATTCGCAACGGATGGATTCGCCGCTGAACCAGCAATTCCCGAATCGCACGCTCCAGGAGCTGTATCAAATCCCCATCGATGGCGGTCGCCCGTATCAGATCCTCACCACGCCTGCGCAAGATGCGCGCTTCGATAAAGCGGGCACACGCATCCTCTATCATGACCGTAAAGGTTATGAAAACGAGTGGCGCAAGCATCACACCTCCTCCATCGCGCGTGATGTGTGGATGTATGACAAGGAATCCGGCAAGCACACGCAGTTGACCTCATTCAACGGCGAAGACCGCAATCCCATCTGGAGCCCGAACGAGAAGGAAGTTTATTACCTCAGCGAAAAGAGCGGTTCGTTCAATGTCTGGAAAATGCCTTTGGCCACTCCGGATAAAGCCGTCCAAGTCACCGAGCACACGAATCATCCCGTGCGTTTCCTCAGTTCCTCGAAGAAAGGCGACCTCTGCTATAGCTACGATGGCGAGCTTTACCTCGTGAAAGGCGGGAGCGGTAAACCGCAGAAGGTTTCCATCCAGATCGCCGCTGATCGCAAGCGCAACGATTCGCAATTCGTGAACCTCAGCGGTGATGCCACCGAGATGGCGCTCTCGCCGAAGGGCAAGGAGATCGCGTTCGTCGTGCGCGGAGAGATCTTCGTGGTGTCCATTGATCACAAGATCACCAAGCGCATCACGAACACGCCCGAGCAGGAGCGCTCAATCAGCTTCAGCCCGGATGGCCGCAAACTCCTCTACGCCGGCGAACGCAACGGCAGCTGGAACATTTACGAAGCGAGCATCGCGCGCGAGGAAGACCTGCATTTCTACAGCTCCACGCTCATCAATGAAACTGCGCTGCTGGGCGACGCCGCCGAAACCTTCCAGCCACGTTATTCGCCGGATGGTAAGGAAGTCGCCTATCTGGAAGAGCGCACCACGCTCAAGGTCTTGAATCTCGCGAGCAAGCAGAGCCGCGTGGTGCTGCCCGGTGACGCGAATTATTCCTACACGGATGGCGATCAGTGGTTCGATTGGTCACCCGATGGCAAATGGTTCCTCGTCAATTTTCTCGATAAGAACCGCTGGTCCATGGAGGTCGGCCTGCTGGATGCCGCTGGTGGCAAACCGCCTGTGAACCTCACGAAGAGCGGTTATGAAGATGAGCGTCCACAATGGATGATGAAAGGCAAGCTGTTGCTCTGGTTCACCGATCGTCACGGCATGCGTAGTCATGGCAGTTGGGGTGCGAATCAGGACGCCTACGGCATGTTCCTCACGCAGGAAGCCTATGATCGTTTCAATCAGACGAAGGCCGAATACGAGCTGCTCCAAGAACGCGAAAAGAAAGATAAGGACAAAGAAAAGGATAAGAAGGACGACGACAAGAAACCGGCGGAGGACAAAGACAAAAAGCCGGATGAAGCGAAGAAAGACGAGCCCAAGAAAGAGGCCACCGCTAAGGATGAGAAGAAGGATAAAGATAAAGAAAAAGTCGAGCCGGTGAAGATCGAATTGGATGGCATCGAGAAGCGCGTCACGCGCCTGACCATTCATTCCTCTGACCTTGCGGATGCGGTCATCACACCGGATGGCGAGACGCTCCTCTACCTCGCGAAGTTCGAGAAAGGCTACGATCTCTGGCAGCACAAGCCGCGTGAGAGCGAGACGAAGCTGCTCGTGAAGCTGGGCGCGGACTCCGGTCGGCTGCACATGGATGAGGAAGGCAAAAACGTCTTTGTGCTCGCTGGCGGCAAGATCACGAAGGTGGAGATCAGCGGAGCCAAGCAGACGGGCATCAACTTCAGTGCGGAGATGGAATTGAATCGCGCAGCGGAACGCGCCTACATCTTCGAGCACGCGTGGCGTCAGGTGTTGAAGAAATTTTACGTGAAGGATCTGCACAAGGTGGATTGGGCCTTGTATGAAAAGGCTTACGCCCGCTTCCTCCCGCACATCGATAATAACTGGGACTTCGCCGAGATGCTGAGCGAGATGCTCGGTGAATTGAATGCCTCCCACACGGGCAGCGGTTATCGCCCCTCCACGCCGAATGGCGACAGCACGGCGAACTTGGGCGCGTTCTTCGAGAACACGCCGAAGGGCCCCGGCTGGAAGATTCTGGAAGTGATCGAGAACGGTCCCTTGGACAAGTCCGGCATGAAGATCAAGGCGGGCCAGGTCATCGAGAAGATCGATGGCGTGACCATCGACGAGAACACGAATCCTTACGCCCTGCTGAACCGCAAGGCGAACAAGCCGGTGCTGCTCTCGCTGCTCGATCCGGCCAACAACACGCGCTGGGATGAAACGGTGAAACCCATCACGCAAGGTGATGAGGATGAACTGCTCTACCAACGCTGGATCAAGTCACGCCGCGAGATGGTGGATAAACTCTCCGGCGGCAAGATCGGTTACGCGCACATCCGCAGCATGGGTGACACCGCTTTCCGTGATTTCTACTCGGAAGTCTTGGGTCGCAACACGGACAAGCAAGCCATCGTGATCGACACGCGCTTCAACGGTGGCGGCTGGTTGCATGATGACCTCACGGACCTCTTGAGCGGCAAGAGCTACTTCACCTATATCCCGCGTGATAACGTCATCGGCCACGACCCCATGCAGAAGTGGCAGAAGAAAACGGCCGTTGTGATGGGCGAGAGCAATTACTCGAACGCGCACATGTTCCCCCTGCTCTACAAGACGCTGGGCATCGGTGAACTCGTCGGCATGCCCGTCCCCGGCACCGGCACGGCTGTCTGGTGGGAAACGCAGATGGACAAGACGATCTACTTCGGCATCCCGCAAGTGGGCATCAAAGACCGCCAAGGCAAGTATCTGGAGAATCAACAACTGGAACCGGATCACCGCGTCAGCAACGACCCGGAATCCGTCGCGAAGGGCAAGGATTTGCAGTTGGAGAAGGCGGTGGAGGTGTTGTTGAAGTAA
- a CDS encoding DUF5069 domain-containing protein, whose amino-acid sequence MQNYIWADRFKQVYDAGVLRYNNGTQDAKSLFSKEEVEFLASIGCTAQELFDFVEDFCRWNEPVYSDVLLVTAVRREYFLTVQKGKHSNHVIDSDKLPAKSAAIGRITWLPRIIEKAKAKLRGEMPPELMYGCGGDRPFLRSVNISLADFLRYTWEVNGDEQKILAYVNEQKAKV is encoded by the coding sequence ATGCAGAATTATATTTGGGCCGACCGGTTTAAGCAGGTCTATGACGCGGGCGTGTTGCGCTACAACAACGGCACGCAGGATGCCAAGAGCCTTTTCAGCAAGGAAGAGGTGGAGTTTCTGGCGTCCATCGGCTGCACTGCGCAGGAGTTGTTCGATTTTGTGGAAGATTTCTGCCGGTGGAATGAACCCGTTTATTCCGATGTGCTGCTGGTGACGGCTGTGCGGCGTGAATATTTTCTGACGGTTCAGAAAGGGAAGCATAGCAACCACGTCATCGATTCGGACAAGCTACCGGCCAAGTCGGCGGCCATCGGACGTATCACATGGTTACCGCGCATCATCGAGAAGGCGAAAGCGAAGTTGCGTGGGGAGATGCCGCCGGAGTTGATGTATGGGTGTGGCGGGGATCGGCCGTTCTTAAGGAGTGTGAATATCAGTCTGGCGGATTTTCTCCGCTACACTTGGGAAGTAAATGGCGACGAACAAAAAATCCTCGCCTACGTGAACGAACAAAAAGCGAAAGTATAG
- a CDS encoding sugar phosphate isomerase/epimerase — translation MKLGIINSAFQQAGVDTATGLKHISRIGFDCVDIFTEAVGISKKEVSLVANTCEKLELPIISLPVVSVGLIDFNDPVRAYHVERTKKFIDLAKTWGAKNILLVLGEYIWQREVIPAAAQWQYAVDTCRELGDYAAKKKIDIALELEPFRLSLLNNIPEMVRFVDEVNHPRVKANIDISHLVLSDTCPSDVLKLKNKAIHVHLSDCDGKVHGDLPPGRGVVKFEPYLQAIKELAIPNGVVSIELEYSPDPKRIVEWVEEAYRETAKRMDIVGLRG, via the coding sequence ATGAAGCTCGGCATCATCAACAGCGCATTTCAGCAAGCAGGCGTCGATACCGCCACCGGCCTCAAGCACATCTCCCGCATCGGCTTTGATTGCGTGGACATCTTCACGGAAGCCGTCGGCATCTCGAAAAAAGAAGTGAGCCTCGTGGCGAACACCTGCGAAAAACTCGAGCTGCCCATCATCTCTTTACCCGTCGTCTCCGTGGGCCTCATCGATTTCAACGATCCCGTCCGCGCCTATCACGTCGAGCGCACCAAAAAGTTCATCGACCTCGCCAAAACCTGGGGCGCGAAAAACATCCTCCTCGTCCTCGGTGAATACATCTGGCAACGCGAAGTCATCCCTGCTGCCGCCCAGTGGCAATACGCCGTTGATACCTGCCGCGAGCTCGGCGATTACGCCGCGAAAAAAAAGATCGATATCGCCTTGGAACTTGAACCCTTCCGCCTCAGCCTCCTGAACAATATCCCTGAGATGGTCCGCTTCGTCGATGAAGTGAATCACCCGCGCGTGAAAGCGAACATCGACATCAGCCACCTCGTCTTATCCGACACCTGCCCGAGCGACGTCCTCAAACTCAAAAACAAAGCCATCCACGTCCACCTCAGTGATTGCGACGGCAAAGTCCACGGCGATCTCCCGCCCGGCCGCGGTGTCGTGAAATTCGAACCCTACCTCCAAGCCATCAAAGAACTCGCGATCCCCAACGGCGTCGTCTCCATCGAACTAGAATACTCTCCTGACCCAAAACGCATCGTCGAATGGGTCGAAGAAGCCTACCGCGAAACCGCCAAGCGCATGGATATCGTAGGCCTCAGAGGGTGA
- the yedA gene encoding drug/metabolite exporter YedA: MSTNTNASAPSRSLLIAAFIALYTVWGSTYLAIRVAVESLPPFLMAGARFVIAGALLYLFMRLRGDARPTLQHWKNSFISGTLLLLGGNGLVVWAEQYVTSGLAALIIAIVPLWIALLDWARPQGERPSGKNILGIAIGFAGVILLVMGQGKDVHGAGVHVGGIIALVFACILWAWGSLFMKHNARPTSPLLGVGMQMLCGGATQLLVGLMRGEMAQTDFSAFTNRSLIAFVYLVVVGSWIGFSAYIWLLQVCNPSLVATYAYVNPIVAVFLGWWLLDEHLNGQTIMAAAVIVVGVCVITLPKNFGEMVNRGIRRLRGNWG, translated from the coding sequence ATGAGCACCAATACTAACGCCTCCGCTCCGTCTCGCAGCCTGTTGATCGCGGCCTTCATCGCGCTCTACACAGTCTGGGGTTCCACGTATCTCGCCATTCGCGTGGCGGTGGAATCGTTGCCGCCGTTTCTGATGGCGGGGGCGCGCTTTGTGATCGCGGGCGCCCTGCTCTATCTGTTCATGCGCCTGCGGGGTGATGCGCGGCCTACGTTGCAGCATTGGAAGAATTCTTTTATCTCCGGAACGCTTTTGCTGCTGGGTGGTAACGGATTGGTGGTGTGGGCGGAGCAATATGTCACCAGTGGATTGGCGGCGCTCATCATCGCGATTGTGCCGTTGTGGATCGCGTTGTTGGATTGGGCGCGACCGCAGGGGGAACGTCCGAGCGGGAAGAATATTCTCGGCATCGCGATCGGGTTTGCGGGCGTCATCCTCTTGGTGATGGGTCAGGGTAAAGATGTGCATGGGGCGGGCGTCCATGTGGGCGGGATCATCGCGCTCGTCTTTGCGTGCATCCTCTGGGCATGGGGCTCGCTCTTCATGAAACACAACGCGCGGCCGACGTCACCATTGCTCGGCGTGGGCATGCAGATGTTGTGCGGGGGCGCGACGCAATTGCTCGTGGGCCTGATGCGCGGGGAGATGGCGCAGACGGATTTCAGCGCGTTCACGAACCGTTCGCTGATCGCGTTTGTGTATCTGGTGGTGGTGGGTTCCTGGATCGGTTTCAGCGCTTACATCTGGCTGTTGCAAGTGTGCAATCCTTCGCTGGTGGCGACGTATGCGTATGTGAATCCGATCGTGGCAGTGTTCCTCGGATGGTGGTTGCTGGATGAGCATTTGAATGGGCAGACCATCATGGCGGCAGCGGTCATTGTGGTGGGCGTGTGCGTGATCACGTTGCCGAAGAATTTCGGGGAGATGGTGAACCGCGGAATACGCAGACTACGCGGAAACTGGGGATGA
- a CDS encoding DUF559 domain-containing protein — MPTEQNKSLKGEFDSNAAKNLLLPNGRRIEDEGAPRPTPKQNCLTQPKRNIAPAPPKPKTSPADFVKKPTDAEKQLWRLSRDRRFNEFKFRRQYACGNYFLDFYCPDARLAVELDGSSHGFPGQQMKDVVRDEYLASQGIKVMRFWNNQLGKELDTIRETIWYELMERTGRTKEIAHYLRIPKKDSTHSL, encoded by the coding sequence ATGCCAACCGAGCAGAACAAATCACTCAAGGGAGAGTTCGATAGCAACGCAGCTAAAAACCTCCTTCTCCCTAACGGGAGAAGGATTGAGGATGAGGGTGCCCCTCGACCCACCCCAAAACAAAACTGCCTTACACAACCCAAGAGAAATATCGCACCCGCACCACCAAAGCCAAAAACCTCGCCCGCCGACTTCGTAAAAAAACCAACCGATGCCGAAAAACAACTTTGGCGTCTATCGCGAGACCGCCGGTTCAATGAATTCAAATTTCGCAGGCAATATGCATGCGGTAACTACTTCTTGGATTTCTATTGCCCAGATGCCCGTCTCGCTGTGGAACTGGATGGCAGTAGTCACGGTTTTCCCGGCCAGCAGATGAAAGACGTTGTTCGCGACGAATATCTGGCCAGCCAAGGCATCAAAGTTATGCGCTTCTGGAACAACCAGCTTGGCAAAGAACTGGACACCATTCGTGAGACGATCTGGTATGAATTGATGGAACGCACAGGGCGAACCAAGGAGATAGCTCATTATCTCCGTATTCCCAAAAAAGACTCCACACATTCTCTCTGA
- a CDS encoding Clp protease N-terminal domain-containing protein, whose translation MTFTPRAKTVLASARHEAESRGHAEISDVHLFLGLFESGDGAAHAVLKDFSIDPDGLKLIFASDLNPADNRKEISYAPIAQQILDLASAEAASLRHDFVGTEHLLLGILKTKGQVTKWFDEIGVKPENISNRLLEQIPTGFASGPNESESPGWVRRILNLFTQPKSGSFPDDIDFTPRARQVLSLARAEAQRRGQAIDDLHLLFGLCQLGQGVAVNVMQHLGGDWGEIEKKIIAALDEIPRQPDATVLPEGPRLKTVFAVGHQEQKALYHTYFGTEHVFLGLLQAGGPAAKIICSTELDIKQVREAILRELDPNFSAGPAEDMWDRTFTNEPINAHGNEFSPRVLKALQAAQTESRTVALSTVGTLQVLAGLMTLGSGVAVQVMHRQGLTLELVRNEITAIYQDKVSPESTAPIPYTLNAHAMLEAAHQEAKKAGFSFTGAEHLLLAILRSDAVSLVDFFNKTKIDCEKVTAILLKELKDSSE comes from the coding sequence ATGACCTTCACTCCTCGCGCGAAAACGGTTTTGGCCTCAGCCCGCCATGAGGCAGAAAGCCGCGGCCATGCTGAGATCAGTGATGTGCACTTGTTTCTCGGCCTGTTCGAGAGCGGAGATGGCGCCGCGCATGCAGTCTTGAAAGATTTTTCGATTGATCCTGATGGACTTAAATTGATTTTCGCCTCTGATCTAAATCCCGCTGATAATCGCAAGGAAATCTCTTATGCCCCCATAGCCCAGCAGATCCTCGACCTGGCCTCAGCAGAGGCGGCCAGCTTGCGTCATGATTTCGTCGGCACAGAACATCTCCTGTTGGGGATCCTGAAAACGAAAGGGCAGGTGACGAAATGGTTTGATGAAATCGGGGTTAAGCCCGAAAACATCTCCAACAGACTGTTGGAGCAGATTCCGACTGGTTTCGCTTCTGGGCCGAATGAATCCGAATCTCCGGGATGGGTGCGTCGTATTTTGAATCTGTTCACCCAGCCTAAATCCGGGTCTTTTCCAGATGACATAGATTTTACACCTCGGGCCCGTCAGGTCCTCTCTCTGGCGCGTGCCGAAGCACAGCGCAGGGGGCAAGCTATTGACGATCTCCATCTGCTCTTCGGATTGTGCCAGTTGGGGCAGGGCGTGGCCGTGAACGTGATGCAGCATCTCGGCGGAGATTGGGGTGAGATCGAGAAAAAGATAATCGCGGCTCTGGACGAGATTCCACGCCAGCCAGATGCGACAGTCCTTCCTGAAGGCCCCCGTTTGAAAACTGTTTTTGCCGTCGGGCACCAAGAGCAAAAGGCCCTCTATCACACGTATTTCGGCACGGAACACGTTTTCTTGGGACTGCTGCAAGCCGGAGGACCTGCCGCAAAAATCATCTGCTCTACCGAGTTGGACATCAAACAAGTGCGGGAAGCCATCTTGCGGGAACTGGACCCGAACTTCTCTGCCGGTCCTGCAGAGGATATGTGGGATCGTACCTTCACCAACGAACCTATAAACGCGCACGGAAATGAGTTCTCTCCGCGCGTGCTCAAAGCCTTACAAGCAGCTCAGACTGAATCCAGAACCGTGGCACTCTCCACCGTGGGAACTCTGCAAGTGCTGGCCGGTCTTATGACGTTGGGTAGTGGGGTAGCCGTGCAAGTAATGCATCGCCAAGGGCTAACTCTGGAGCTGGTGAGAAATGAGATTACAGCGATCTATCAGGATAAGGTCTCACCCGAAAGCACCGCGCCAATTCCCTATACCCTGAACGCCCATGCCATGCTGGAAGCAGCCCATCAAGAGGCGAAAAAAGCGGGGTTTTCCTTCACCGGCGCAGAGCATCTTTTACTGGCCATCCTGCGCTCAGACGCTGTCAGCCTGGTCGATTTCTTCAACAAAACAAAAATAGACTGCGAAAAAGTCACCGCCATCCTCCTCAAAGAACTCAAAGACAGCTCAGAGTGA